A genomic segment from Amia ocellicauda isolate fAmiCal2 chromosome 13, fAmiCal2.hap1, whole genome shotgun sequence encodes:
- the exoc1l gene encoding exocyst complex component 1-like, with amino-acid sequence MSSLLKEEMQKRLFRPEGQRLNEFIEIVYSTKGRYFLCVSVTKGKEVQISMVKYIRSGLDDTYVRIQTWYLKDLILLDGRESDTDDPYFEMHFDKVYILEALSCAAKYSLARCLTRLSGRYFKKEIKLVNFDLTYIKPTAISSNRGDCMVLMQICFYAFNLVCLSLCPVP; translated from the exons ATGTCATCCTTACTGAAAGAAGAAATGCAAAAAAGGTTGTTCAGACCAGAAGGACAGCGACTGAATGAGtttattgaaattgtttattccACAAAAGGGAGATACTTTCTATGTGTATCAG ttacaaaagGCAAGGAAGTCCAGATATCTATGGTGAAATACATCCGATCAGGTTTGGATGACACATATGTGAGGATTCAAACATGGTATCTAAAAGACCTCATCTTACTTGATGGAAGAGAATCTGATACT GACGAtccatattttgaaatgcatttcgaCAAAGTTTACATTTTGGAGGCATTAAGCTGTGCGGCCAAATACTCTCTTGCTCGCTGTTTGACACGGTTAAGTGGAAGGTACTTCAAGAAGGAGATCAAGCTTGTGAACTTTGACCTTACATACATTAAACCCACAGCTATATCATCAAACAGAGGAGACTGTATGGTTcttatgcaaatatgtttttatgcTTTCAATCTTGTGTGTTTGTCACTGTGTCCTGTTCCTTAA